A genome region from Deltaproteobacteria bacterium includes the following:
- a CDS encoding 2-amino-3,7-dideoxy-D-threo-hept-6-ulosonate synthase encodes MVGKKIRMERIMDRDSGKTVIVPMDHGVTLGPMAGLTDMRKTINAVASGGANAIVIHKGLVEAGHRRGGKDVGLIIHLSASTCMAPDPNCKVLVCGVEEAIKLGADAVSIHVNLGAEDEKSMLQDFGRVAREASEWGMPLLAMIYMRGPKVKNGYDVGVVKHAARVGAELGADIVKVPYTGSPESFREVVEGCFVPVVIAGGEKMETDRDILEMVKNSVKAGGAGVSIGRNAFQHRDPEKIIQAITKLVHNDVSVEDGLKELAA; translated from the coding sequence ATGGTAGGGAAAAAAATACGGATGGAAAGAATCATGGATCGTGATTCGGGGAAGACGGTGATTGTACCCATGGACCATGGCGTGACTCTCGGTCCCATGGCCGGATTGACCGACATGCGTAAAACCATCAACGCTGTGGCCTCGGGAGGGGCCAACGCCATCGTTATTCACAAAGGTCTGGTGGAGGCCGGGCACCGCCGCGGCGGCAAAGACGTGGGGTTGATCATTCACCTTTCGGCGAGCACCTGCATGGCGCCCGATCCCAACTGCAAGGTTTTGGTGTGCGGCGTGGAAGAGGCCATTAAATTGGGGGCGGATGCGGTCTCCATCCATGTAAACCTCGGGGCGGAAGATGAGAAATCCATGCTGCAAGACTTCGGGCGAGTCGCCCGGGAGGCTTCGGAATGGGGAATGCCCCTTCTGGCCATGATATACATGCGTGGCCCGAAAGTGAAGAACGGGTACGATGTGGGTGTGGTCAAACATGCGGCCCGCGTGGGGGCGGAGTTGGGAGCAGACATTGTGAAAGTGCCTTACACCGGCTCTCCGGAAAGTTTCCGGGAGGTGGTGGAGGGATGTTTCGTCCCCGTAGTCATTGCCGGAGGGGAGAAGATGGAAACGGACCGGGACATCCTGGAAATGGTCAAAAATTCCGTAAAAGCGGGAGGTGCGGGCGTTTCCATCGGGAGGAATGCTTTCCAACACCGCGACCCGGAGAAAATTATCCAGGCCATTACCAAATTGGTGCACAACGACGTATCGGTCGAAGACGGACTGAAAGAGCTGGCGGCTTGA
- a CDS encoding 3-dehydroquinate synthase II: MKQVWVKIIPWGAELAQAAMESGADALWVEAGIRSEVKKMGLIPTVAEDGDYVLGRDVVEKEVVEKKDEEEIVNLSFSKKVVVKGKDWTIIPLENLLSRAGNIFVEITDLQDGQTAFSILEKGVDGVVLNQSDPQKVRQIIRQLKAENERFELWPARVKNIKPLGLGDRVCVDTCSAMVPGEGMLVGNSSQALFLVHSESLENPFVNPRPFRVNAGPVHAYIRLANGQTKYLAEVRAGDQVLVVNSEGKSYPAVVGRAKVERRPLVLVEAEENGQRISAILQNAETIRLTQPGGEAISLVDLKEGSEVLVYREGAARHFGVRIDETICER; encoded by the coding sequence ATGAAACAGGTATGGGTGAAAATAATTCCTTGGGGCGCAGAATTGGCCCAAGCCGCAATGGAGAGCGGAGCGGACGCTCTCTGGGTTGAGGCCGGTATTCGCTCGGAAGTGAAAAAGATGGGCCTCATTCCTACCGTGGCCGAAGACGGAGATTATGTGCTGGGGCGGGATGTGGTGGAAAAAGAGGTTGTGGAGAAAAAGGATGAAGAAGAGATTGTCAACCTGAGTTTCTCCAAGAAAGTGGTTGTGAAGGGAAAAGACTGGACGATTATTCCCCTGGAAAATTTATTAAGCCGGGCCGGAAACATTTTTGTCGAGATTACCGATCTGCAAGATGGACAAACGGCCTTTTCCATCCTGGAAAAAGGTGTGGATGGGGTTGTGCTCAATCAATCCGATCCCCAAAAAGTGCGCCAGATCATCCGCCAGCTTAAGGCCGAAAATGAACGGTTCGAACTCTGGCCTGCCCGGGTAAAGAACATTAAACCCCTGGGTCTGGGAGACCGGGTCTGTGTGGATACGTGCTCGGCGATGGTGCCGGGAGAAGGCATGCTGGTCGGCAACAGCAGCCAGGCCCTTTTTCTCGTTCATTCCGAGAGCCTGGAGAACCCTTTTGTGAACCCCAGGCCTTTCCGCGTCAACGCCGGGCCGGTGCACGCTTATATCCGCTTGGCCAACGGACAAACCAAATACCTTGCGGAGGTTCGCGCGGGGGATCAGGTTCTGGTGGTGAATTCTGAAGGTAAAAGTTATCCGGCCGTAGTGGGGAGGGCCAAGGTGGAACGGCGTCCCCTGGTTTTAGTCGAGGCGGAGGAAAACGGACAGAGGATTTCCGCCATCCTGCAGAACGCCGAAACGATCCGGCTCACCCAGCCAGGGGGGGAGGCCATTTCTCTGGTTGACCTGAAAGAAGGAAGCGAAGTCCTGGTATACCGGGAAGGAGCGGCAAGACACTTTGGGGTCCGGATTGATGAAACAATTTGCGAGAGATAG